One region of Ostrinia nubilalis chromosome 14, ilOstNubi1.1, whole genome shotgun sequence genomic DNA includes:
- the LOC135078346 gene encoding cilia- and flagella-associated protein 61-like: MSLAGHMTPVRPRRAVPNISGNKELDKIFQDMAMPFALWVLERPLSCLPKVFVNNSIVVVGASRTGLAFLESLIMGPASQYLTFSNVTLVSEHGLPTVVECLKAADTCISHEGRYTDRYLKSVPFYYYVDVMSAVMVNIDRKMKCIQLKSGGVKFYDELVLTCGKQFQHPDYLHQSLELVKEVEKGKPCDRILMDNPEYQPDRVPAPPEMPDNLMLINSLFEANSCMRKLMRMISDAKDTKNCLSEENQVVVYGECVEAYNCLSALLELGLVPKMVAFVEPFPPEDSSALRVNCFNNETVDGRIQGNLERLGFRILRQCCLAGWRQVDARIEEIHLMAPLHAIRLPCFAFFYYGLKAIDINAFKAINESGLVYDGGLIVGPSFETNDPHIYGAGPCTRYSRRLYAARVPHHYYCSEDVGEALARIFLHKLDPFVMCDPGVDQPMTDLLPRYSSSLLAFRGSHASMSSATKINLGVTSRRWQPVMKFESPIVQFSTLPGPVYYLTVRKPGPVIPMEVQLSLPHQGHTLVTDKRGNYFRLQLNALHCVASVTCLSKRHFSPELLSQLYGKHEAFFNKLLARYKRHFSPELLSQLYGKHEAFFNKLLARYKMGEIDDLYEFFTQPWMAALYQETFSDLLRDINEQDVGTVYDLVKSRYSMAESKARSVVVTPQSTCATESACDMGYKDAKNLGTFRSVIDKFVARTSSAQIVHIQNTTDIPSECGQSEFVRSEAASFWKTVGGESIVIAHIARYLNRNSVTNPHYARPQHEHH, translated from the exons ATGTCGCTCGCGGGGCACATGACCCCGGTGCGGCCGCGCCGAGCCGTGCCCAACATCAGCGGGAATAAGGAGCTCGACAAGATATTCCAGGATAT GGCAATGCCTTTCGCTCTATGGGTGCTAGAGCGGCCGCTGTCCTGCCTTCCGAAGGTGTTCGTCAACAACAGTATCGTGGTCGTTGGAGCCAGTCGGACTGGACTGGCTTTTCTGGAGTCTTTGATAATGGG CCCCGCGTCCCAGTACCTAACGTTCAGCAACGTGACCCTGGTGTCTGAGCACGGCCTCCCGACGGTGGTGGAGTGCCTCAAGGCGGCTGACACGTGCATCTCTCACGAGGGACGGTATACGGACCGGTATCTCAAGAGCGTGCCGTTCTACTACTATGTGGATGTCATGTCTGCTGTCATGGTTAATATTGACAG GAAAATGAAATGTATCCAACTGAAAAGCGGTGGTGTAAAGTTTTATGATGAGCTGGTCCTTACTTGTGGCAAACAATTTCAGCATCCAGATTACTTACACCAATCGCTTGAATTGGTGAAAGAGGTCGA GAAAGGAAAGCCATGTGACAGGATCCTGATGGATAACCCGGAATACCAGCCGGACCGGGTCCCTGCGCCTCCAGAAATGCCGGATAATCTGATGTTGATCAACTCTCTCTTCGAAGCGAACTCCTGCATGAGGAAACTCATGCGCATGATCAGTGATGCAA AGGACACAAAGAACTGCCTCAGCGAAGAGAATCAAGTAGTGGTGTACGGGGAGTGCGTTGAGGCTTACAACTGCCTATCCGCCCTTCTGGAGCTGGGATTGGTGCCTAAAATGGTGGCTTTTGTGGAGCCCTTCCCGCCCGAGGACTCCTCTGCCTTGAGAGTTAACTGTTTCAATAATGAGACG GTGGATGGAAGAATTCAAGGGAACCTGGAGAGACTTGGGTTCCGGATACTGAGGCAGTGCTGCTTGGCCGGTTGGAGGCAGGTTGATGCAAGGATCGAGGAGATCCATCTCATGGCGCCACTCCATGCCATTAGACTGCCTTGCTTCGCCTTCTTTTACTACGGCCTGAAAGCTATTGACATCAATGCTTTCAAAG CGATAAACGAAAGCGGTCTAGTGTACGACGGAGGCCTGATAGTAGGCCCGTCGTTCGAGACCAACGACCCGCACATCTATGGCGCCGGGCCCTGCACCAGATACTCTCGGAGGCTGTACGCAGCGAGGGTcccgcaccactactactgtTCGGAGGATGTGGGCGAAGCG TTGGCGCGGATATTCCTTCACAAGCTCGATCCGTTCGTGATGTGTGACCCCGGCGTTGATCAACCGATGACTGATCTTTTGCCAAGATACAGCTCCAGCTTGCTGGC TTTCAGAGGCTCTCATGCAAGTATGAGCAGCGCTACAAAAATCAATCTGGGGGTAACATCAAGAAG ATGGCAACCGGTGATGAAGTTTGAGTCGCCAATCGTGCAGTTCTCGACTCTACCGGGGCCGGTGTACTACCTGACTGTTAGGAAGCCGGGGCCAGTGATACCAATGGAAGTGCAGCTCTCGTTGCCACATCAG GGCCACACGCTAGTAACGGACAAGCGCGGCAACTACTTTCGCTTGCAACTGAACGCACTGCACTGCGTGGCGAGCGTCACGTGCCTCTCCAAGAGGCACTTCTCGCCGGAGCTGCTGAGCCAGCTGTATGGCAAGCACGAGGCCTTCTTCAACAAGCTGCTGGCAAGATACAAG AGGCACTTCTCACCGGAGCTGTTGAGCCAGCTGTATGGCAAGCACGAGGCCTTCTTCAACAAGCTGCTGGCAAGATACAAG ATGGGTGAGATCGACGATCTGTACGAGTTCTTCACGCAGCCGTGGATGGCGGCGCTCTACCAGGAGACCTTCAGCGACCTGCTCAGGGATATCAACGAGCAGGACGTGGGAACT GTGTACGATCTCGTGAAGTCCCGCTATTCTATGGCGGAAAGCAAGGCGAGGTCTGTGGTCGTCACGCCGCAGAGCACCTGTGCTACTGAGTCAGCCTGCGACATGGGGTACAAG GACGCAAAAAATCTTGGAACATTCAGATCTGTCATTGACAAATTCGTCGCAAGAACTAGTAGTGCTCAAATC GTCCATATCCAGAACACGACGGATATACCGTCG GAATGCGGTCAGAGTGAGTTCGTCCGTTCGGAAGCTGCGTCGTTCTGGAAGACAGTGGGCGGAGAGAGCATCGTGATTGCCCACATCGCGCGCTACCTCAACCGGAATAGCGTCACCAACCCGCACTACGCCAGGCCGCAGCATGAACATCACTGA
- the LOC135078347 gene encoding cilia- and flagella-associated protein 61 — MEQQPSSTHQMDFSRPSAKSRVTWLFNDDEFNEFRSEAFPVASRAPTPPLTQLDILNLLEDEEEELEFDIVNIDTDLLRVPKMLSYDTMERGLAESIMKVLDDKSKKEMYVDEKIAKKDKLKISTTAVADRQPEPIRYSGPPNAFLLELFAMHPDYDERYGFDMLEAAYELFPDRDYCVMCLPSNHPSFPLLEHFTLVTPYGTRMRFINETLYVAHVNSVRGDVQVRPGEASDVVYLNDILEHTPRGQSLMELFDSTLYSRTLYSFILFSQKQPIGMVILGPLEDGTAIRTQYDLDPEPRRPCTDGTVLAGVMSPALEPHGRWYMRDILRQSHYTTLLWICRLFAKGDVVSS, encoded by the exons ATGGAGCAGCAACCTTCTTCTACACACCAAATGGATTTTTCGCGACCTAGCGCCAAGTCCAGG GTAACCTGGCTGTTCAACGACGACGAATTCAACGAGTTTCGCTCAGAGGCCTTCCCTGTGGCATCCCGCGCGCCCACCCCTCCCCTCACTCAGCTGGACATCCTCAATCTTCTGGAAGACGAGGAGGAGGAACTGGAGTTCGACATCGTCAACATTGACACTGATCTGCTAAGGGTGCCGAAGATGCTGTCTTATGATACTATGGAAAGAGG ATTAGCTGAGAGCATCATGAAAGTATTGGACGACAAGTCCAAAAAAGAAATGTACGTCGAcgaaaaaattgcaaaaaaagaTAAACTCAAAA TCTCAACAACGGCGGTGGCAGACAGACAACCAGAACCTATCCGGTACTCGGGACCACCTAATGCTTTTCTTCTGGAACTTTTTGCGATGCACCCGGATTATGATGAAAG ATATGGATTCGACATGCTGGAAGCAGCTTATGAGCTGTTCCCTGACAGGGATTACTGTGTCATGTGCCTCCCATCTAACCACCCTTCTTTTCCACTTTTGGAACATTTTACG CTGGTGACCCCTTATGGAACTCGGATGCGGTTTATAAATGAGACGCTTTACGTTGCTCACGTTAATTCTGTAAGAGG AGACGTCCAGGTGCGTCCGGGAGAAGCCAGCGACGTGGTCTACCTGAACGACATCTTGGAGCACACTCCTCGTGGACAGTCTCTGATGGAGCTCTTCGACTCGACTCTGTATTCCCGAACTTTGTACTCCTTCATCCTGTTCAGCCAGAAGCAACCGATCGGCATGGTGATACTTGG ACCTTTAGAGGACGGCACCGCAATACGAACGCAGTATGATTTGGACCCAGAACCTCGACGTCCTTGCACGGACGGCACA GTGTTGGCAGGCGTCATGTCGCCGGCGTTGGAACCGCACGGGCGCTGGTACATGCGGGACATTCTTCGACAGTCGCACTACACGACACTCCTTTGGATCTGCAGGCTGTTCGCTAAAGGAGATGTGGTAAGTTCCTAG
- the LOC135078348 gene encoding uncharacterized protein LOC135078348: protein MVSRILRPIALGRLRLAHVDDAPVIMNLVTESMSKNFRIDDDTDIVYLIQNCVLCICQLDINDSIVGFLAAKDYPLLPSVHPRAWEEYIWTKYKSIELNARNTLFIHLLCWNPAYARELVDSLLKSMFMHDPYLQHVAMLKPLTSYPLLVPGQSRSEASFRRVQAMERGVPGEMLPALCIADRAEVSPRLRIRRAVPAPGPFRRARPECQMLPALCIADRAEVSPRLRIRRAVLVDTIDDVDVGCEQRRTVCLLAIFL, encoded by the exons ATGGTGTCCCGTATATTACGACCTATCGCCTTAGGGCGGCTGCGTTTGGCTCACGTGGACGATGCGCCAGTGATCATGAACCTGGTCACGGAATCCATGTCTAAGAACTTCAGGATTGATGATGATACAGACATCGTGTACTTGAT ACAAAACTGCGTGCTATGCATATGCCAACTGGACATCAACGATTCCATAGTGGGATTTTTAGCAGCAAAAGACTACCCTCTACTTCCGTCGGTACACCCCAGGGCCTGGGAAGAGTATATTTGGactaaatataa GTCGATAGAGCTGAACGCTCGCAACACGCTGTTCATCCATCTGCTGTGCTGGAACCCGGCGTACGCGCGGGAACTAGTGGACAGCCTGCTCAAGTCCATGTTCATGCACGACCCCTACCTGCAGCACGTCGCCATGCTCAAGCCGCTGACGTCATACCCGC TGCTAGTTCCCGGTCAGTCCCGCTCCGAGGCATCGTTCCGGCGGGTGCAGGCGATGGAGCGCGGCGTGCCCGGCGAGATGCTGCCGGCGCTGTGCATCGCCGACCGGGCCGAGGTCAGCCCGCGCCTGCGCATACGGAGAGCTGT TCCCGCTCCGGGCCCGTTCCGGCGTGCCCGGCCAGAATGCCAGATGCTGCCGGCGCTGTGCATCGCCGACCGGGCCGAGGTCAGTCCGCGCCTGCGCATACGGAGGGCTGTGTTAGTGGACACTATTGATGACGTAGACGtaggatgcgagcagcgcaggaccgtttgtTTATTAGCGATCTTTTTGTGA